The window CCAGGGCTCCCTCTCTAAGGAGGTTTGGAGTCACGGTCCCCCATCCTGAAGTTCTAAGtgacaaattaaaacacaacaaaatgatcCTTTTGTTAAAAACAGTGACCCGGGGCGTCAGCACACTCCTGTCTGTCCCCAGGCTGAGAGGCCCGGCCCATCCAAGGCCCTCATCCAAGGCCCGGCGCGCTACTGGTTGTTGCAGCCCTGGGAGGCTGAGGAACCGcctgcctgcttctttctccgCTTGTTGAGCAGTCGGTTGTTAGAGGTCTTCAGGTCCTTGATCTGCACCTGGTCGTAGTCCACACGCatggttgccagggcactggtcATCTCCTCCTGGTGACAGATGTCCATGGAGGTCAGGACGGACTGGCCTCAAAACCCCCATcaccctcctgcctccagccccttACTAATGTCAACGAGGGCGGCAATAGCTCTGCTGCCTGAGCGCCCACTGCGCGCCTAGCACTGGGCCATCCCCTTGTGTCCCCTAATCCACGCTGTAGTGCTCTGTGGTGGACACTGAGCTTATCCACCAAGGCACAGAAAGTATAGTGACTCCCTGTGACCACACCAAGGGTAAGTAGGGCAGGGACCTGGACCAATGTCACCTGCTAAGAACCACAGGCCTGCAGGGGACACCAACTTGTGGGGCACACAGGGCACTAAAGCCTGAAGATTGGGCCCGGGGTGCCCTGGGGCTCTGAGCTGCTGTCCCCTATGCTGAAACCAGGCTGACCACCCTCCCAGATGTAGATTGTAAGGGGGGTTATGGCCAAAGCCCCTTCCTTCACTGAGCCCCCGGCCCCGAGTCCCAGTGAGCCAGGAGCACCACCCTGAATGCAGTAGTGCGGCCCAGTGCTCTGGGTGCCCCAGCTGGACCCCTGGTGCAGTCTGTGACACCCCGGGCTCTCACCCCAGGGGAGGGGATGATGACCCAGGCTCTTGGTCGCCACCACCCTGGAGTCCCTTTTCCCAAAATCCTGGGAGACTGAGACAGCAACAGCGTCCACCCACCTTGACCTCATCCCAGTGGTCTCTATCCTCCTGCAGCACGCGGGCCGTGTGGAGTGGGGTCTGCGGCACCACCATTGATTGCTGGAAGGAGCCCCAAACCCTTGGATTAGAACAGGCACCAGAGACGGCCCTGGCTCCCCGGCCCCACCCTCTCTCCTGGTCTCAGATATGGGAAgcaaggctcagggaggtgaaggAGCCGGACTGGAGCAGGGGCAAAGTCAGGCTCTCGGCGGGGTCCTGCTGCGTATCTGTGGCCTGCATCAGGGCCTCCGGAGCCACCACCCTCCTGCCCACAGCCCCCCCCTCCAGCTTGCCACCCTGCCCGCCACAGGACAAGGAGGCACTCACATTGATCCAGGGATGGTTCATGAACTGTGTGATGGTCAGCCTCTCTGTGGGGTCTGTCTTCAGTAGGAGGCGGATCAGCTGCTTGGCTGGGGAAGACAGGGGAGTGAGGAGGCTGCAGAGTGCCTCAGAGCCAGTCGCCCCAGTTCTGCATGGGCTCCCGaattcctaacccacagaaacaGTGAGCTAACAACtgtttcttgttttaagccaccacgTGTTTGGGGGTAACTCGTTAAGCAGCCATGGAGAATGGGTACAGGGCAAATTTGTCTGTGGTCCCCAAAAGGGAAATACTAAGAAGGGGTAGGAGTTAGAGGATGTTTTGAGGAGGCAAGTTTTGAGCCCATTTAGCAGATatagaaactgaggttcagaaagtttgggtgacttggggcgcctgggtggctcagtcgttaagcgtctgccttcggctcaggtcatgatcccagggtcctgggatcgagccctgcatcgggctctctgctcagcgggaagcctgcttctccctctcccactccccctgcttgtgttccctctatcgctgtgtctctctctgtcaaatacataaataaaatctttaaaaaaaaaaaaaaaaagaaagtttgggtGACTTGCCTAGGGTCCCTAGCTGGGAGATGGGATGTGGGATGTCACACAcccaggatttgaacacaggttGCTTTGACACCAACGTGGTAGGTCCCAGAATGAAGGCTAATGGGGTCCGGCAGAGCAAGCTGGGGCAGAGAGGTTCACTCACCATCTTCAGAAACCTCCGACCACTCAGGATTGGGGAAGCCATACTGGCCTAGGCGGATCCGCCTCTTCATCCCTGGGGAGATGGCCTGGCCCGTGTTGGAGTAGAAGGGCGGGAAGCCACACAGGCTGGGAGAGAGTGGAGGTCATTCGGCACAGGTGTGAGGGCAGCGCCAGGGTGGACCCATTCTCCTCCCCGAATCCCTGACTGGGAAGACAGGCAGCCACCGAGGTAGCCACCTGGGCAAGAAGACCAGCCCTCTGGACTCTGGGCTCATCCTAGGAATGCCATCTGCCCTTGGCAAGGAGAGACCTTCAGGCACCCTGAAAGAGGGGTGTCCCCAGCCTGCATGAAGAATGACCCACTCAAGCCCCTCaccaagggctgggggagaggaggcagaagcGGTACCGAGGGTAGCAGGGGGCGGTGGTGTAGGAGGCAGAGGCCGTGGTACTCACAGGATGTACATGATGACGCCCAGGGACCACATGTCACACGATTTGTCGTACTTCTCTGGACCCAAGACCTCAGGAGCTAccagggcagagggcacaggAAGGCTCTCAGCCCCAAGGGTCTTGGAGCCCAGACAGGAGCCTGAAGCCTGAGCAAGGTGGGGAGCAGGTACCtgggttggggggcggggcaaAGCAGACTGGTGTCTGGCACATTCTGGGAAGGCAGCCTGTGTGTGAAGTTGGGGGAGGAAAAACAGCTCCCAGAAAAAATAAACCCACTTTTAGGCTGGGCTGTAAGGAATGATAGCCTCCTGGGTTCTTTGGGCCGATATCAGCCTTTggtgagggaggaaagggaggaaggccAGTCTGGGATTTGGTGGGGTCCTGCCATAGGCAAGAGGGCCTCCTCCCCCCAGCAGCCCCATGTCCCTTGTCCCCCTGAATGCACAGCCTAGCCCATGGGCAAGGAGGGGCCGGGGCAGGGCTCTGGTTTCTGCTTTCAGCTTGGCTACCATCCCATGGGGCCTTGTTCTTCCCACCTGTGCAATGAGATGGGTAGGCCAGAAGATTTCTGAGCCAAAATACTGCAAAACACGTCCTGGTAAACAGGATACCATTTCGGCTGTCTCGGGGGCTCCCCACTCCTTAAGCAGCTCTCCTGGAAGGTCTCCCCTGAGGGGAAAGACCCCCTGTAATGCGAGTCATCACCCCTCTCGGATAAGGAGCACCTTCAGCAGGGGCTTTTCCAGATCTGGGCTACCTGCTCATAAGGGAGCAAGGAGCTTCTCCAAGGAAGGAAGCATGGGTATGTGACACCCCCAAGTCCTATCCCTGCCCTGGCCTAAGGGACCCTCTCCCTGAAGACAAGGGGCTGGTGTCCTGTATCCTTCTAATGTAATAGGAAAGGCCTGCCTACTTTCTGAATATGAATCCCAGAAAgataaaaactggagaaaaacaaCCGCGGTTGGGCTCCGTCCCAAGCTGATGGCAGCCTTTTATCACGTATATATTTAGAGCTGCTGTGATGTCATTCAGCTCACAGGCCACAGCCAGAATTTTCCTGGATCTATTTTCAAAAGCAGAAGCTGAAGTTTGGGAGAATATTTTTGCAGCCTCCGGCCCCCCACGTCACCGCCTCCACAAAGACagaatccctccctccctccttactGGGCTTTAACCCTTTGGCTTCTGCAACCCACGGGCTGCCCCACACGGCAACAGGGTCCAGTGGGGGTAGGGACATACAAACCATGTCCCAAGGACTCACCCACGTAATAGGGAGTGTAGCAGGGTGTCTGCAGGGCATTTTGGGTGGTCTCCTTGGCAAAGCCAAAGTCGGTGAGCTTGAGTACTGCATCTTTCTCCTTGGACGTGTAGAGCAGGTTTTCAGGCTGGGCCAGGAAGATAAAGCATTGGTCTGAAGTTAGGCACCAGGTGGGGGAAGAGTTCCCAAGATGATCTTCAGGCAGACTTCCTTCAACCCAATCAGTTCAGGAGGAACCAGCTCCATCTCATTAAAAAGACCTGGCCTTGGTCACCAACAATGTGGGTCAAATATGAAGAAGACCAAGGTGGCTGGGAGGTGATGCCTCCTTTTGCagaagggaaacagaggcaggtGTTCAGCCAAAGCTGAGAAGAGCCAAGTACCCCAGAGAGCCCAGGGGTAGGAACTTCAGAGCCTGAGTTGGTGATGCTGTCATGAAATACCAAAATGAGGGTTCCAGGCAAGGTAGGCAGCTCATGTTGCCAAGCACTTGTCCGGTACCCAACCCAGAACAAGGCAGCAGGGCAGCCTGCCTGAGGCCACTCGGGGAGAAGGCCCCTGCCCCTCAGGCCCCAGGAGCTGCACAGAGGCAGTTCTTCCTGGTTGCAAAGCACAGAGAGGCCTAAGAGGAGAGGACAGTGAGGAGGTCTGCATGGAGGAGGCAGCCCTGAAGCTGGTTTTTAATGAATGGGTAGGACCTAGGGCCATGGAGGAAAGGGGGGACCCTCAAGCAGAGCTGGGGTAGAAGGACAGGGTGTTGGATGGAGTTCCAGTTTGGGGCCAGTGAAAGCCTTTTCTCTGGTTCTATTTGAGATTATCCGACCTTGGACTGGGGTGAAAACAGGAAAGCACATTTAATCTATACAAGGGAGTCACCTCTACAGAAGACTGTTCtctccttggggaaaaaaaggaaggcaggGCCAAAATAAAGCAAGGGTTCAGAAGGTGAGTTTGTCGTGGCTCCACGTGTATCCAGAATCAAGGGATAAACGGGCTGGTGGTACTCAGCCAGAGGAGGAACCTGATGCCGCAGCTGGGCCCTCAGCAACTCTCAGCCCAGTCTCAGGACGAAACAGGCCTCAGGGTAACGCTCCAGGCCTGGGGCAGCGGGCTCAGGACTCGCAGATTCTGCTCTATGGTGGCTGGCACGTACATGCGTATGCACGTGGGGTGCCTCACACGGGTCGCGTTTTCCCCATCTGGTCCTGCTGACCTCTAGGACCCAGCCCTCCCTACACAGGACATTTGGAGAGCTGAGCCTCCAGAACATGTCTGAAGCCCATCCACTGAAAGGGCAAGCAGGCCCAGGAACTGGGACTACCTCTGCTCGTTCCTCCTTGCCTCCCAGCTAACGGCTTCTTTCCCTGAAAATGCTGGCattgggggcgcctaggtggctcagtcggttgagcctttgactcttgatttcagctcaggccatgatctcaggcttctgggatggctccacgctcagcggggagtccgcttgaagGATTGTGTCCCTCCGCCCAccccctcaccctctctctctctcaaataaataaataaatctttaaaataaaaaaaaatcctcgcagaaagaatggatgaatgaataccGGTGTGGCGTCTGCGCAGGCTTAGGCAAGACACAATCTCTCTGAGacttgttttcctcatctgtagaatgggtaaTGGCAATGATCCCACAGGGTtatgtgaggattaaacaagatgCTTGTCAGGGCTTACTGACTTGAGGTAGGCACTCAGTTGTTCTAAAGCCTATTGGGATTACACAGTGTTTGAAAGAAACAAGGAGACCCATCTGGCTAGGGCAGGATGAGTACGCTGGAACCATGGGAGAAGTGGCTGAGAAGAACAGTCTGGGCTAGGGGACAGAGGCCTTGAATGCCAATCAAGGAAACTTGCCTCCATCTAGTGGGTGCTGGGAGCCACTGGGGGTTGTGTACTCCCTTCTCTGGTCCCCTAACCTTGAGCCTCACCTTGACATCTCGGTGGGCGATGTTCTGGCTGTGCAGGAACTGGATGGCAGTGCCGATATCCCGCATGATCTCTGCAGCTTCTGCAGACACAGACAGAGGAAGAGCCAGTGAGGCCAGGCCAAGGTCGGGTAGCCTGGGGCTTCCACCCAATCATCCCCCCTGGAACAGCACAAGATGGTGAGAGCAGTCCTGCCACCCAGGACCCATCCTATACCCCCACCCCAGTCATCCTAATTTCCTCTGGGGATGTCGCAGCCCACCTGGACCTCTTTCCTCAGGCCTGGGCCACCTCTTCCCAGCTCAAGTGTTGGTTGGTACCAAGAGGCTTTGAAGCCTCCATCCCAAGGCCATGGACAGTCCATCTCTGACAAGGTGTTATGAACTCATAGAACTCCTTGGGGTATGGACACTCTGTCCCATCCTCTCTTGTTCagtgggggagactgaggcatagagaggagCAGGGCCTTGCCCAGCATCACACAGCAACTCTGTGCAGCCCGTCTCAGTCCGAATGCCCCCTCTGGTCCTGCTGCCCACACCTACCTCTCTCGGTGAAAGCTTGGTCGCCACGCTCCTGAATCCGGCTGAAGAGCTCACCACCTTCCATGCTAGAAGAGAAAGTGACTAGAAGCAGGGCCCCCTGAATCAGGTGTCAGCCTGCTCCTGGCCTGAATCATGGGCCCAGAGCTTAGGCCCGGCCACCCTGCCCCTGGGAAATGGTTACGGGCAGCCTCCCTGTGCCCTGCAGAACCTGGTGCATAGGAGGCCATCAGCTTGGGTGGGTTGATCTGGACTCTTAGAACTAGGGTAGGCTCAGGTCCTCAGatcattgggggggggggggccttgtATTCCCACGGGGCTGCCCCCACCTGGCTGAGCCTTGGGCAGCCCAACCCTCATCCAAGTCTCAGTTCCCTCAAATAAGGGAGGAGATGTcaattgtcatcatcatcaccactgttTTCTGAACACCTACAGCGCTATGTGAACCTGGCCTGGTCCCTTTACCTCTCTGcgcctcagcttcctcctttgtaaaatgggatttAGAGCACCAGtgtcacagagttgtgcaaatTGAGTAAGCAGTACGCGTGGAGCCCTGAGAATGGAGTCAGGTACAGGGCGAATAGCATGTTAACATCTTCCTCCACGTCTTATGTGGCAGTTACagaaattcagagaggttaagagctACCCAAAATCACACAGTTAGTTGGTGgtagagccaggatctgaacctCAAATCTGACTCAAGGGCTGCTAACCTATAGGATGAGGGCTGCTTAAAGGTGGATGGGGAGGAGCTTGAGGTCCAGACACGAGACCCAGCATCTGAGGAAGGCTAGGGCTGAGCCACAGTGCTGTTGGGAGAAGCCCAAGGTAGAAGAGGCCGCTGGCTCCTGGATTACCCCGTGGTCTCCTGGGACCACGGGAGCCCAAACCCAGGTAGGAAGGAGAAGGTGGAGGTGACGGTGTGTGTCCTGCTCCTCCCAAGGTAGGAGGCTTTGAAGCCTCCATCTCAAAGCCATGGACAGTTCATCTCTGACAAGGTGTTATGAATTCATAGAACTCCTTGGGGCATGGACACTCTGTCccatcctctctttttttttttttttaaagattttatttatttatttgacagagagagaaacatagggagagagggaacacaagcagggggagtgggagagggagaagcaggcttcccgctgagcagggagcccgattcggggctcgatcccaggaccctgggatcatgacctgagccgaaggcagacgcttaacgactgagccacccaggcacccctgtcccaCCCTCTCTTGTTCAGcgggggagactgaggcatagagaggagCAGGGCCTTGCCCAGCATCACACACTCAGGGCTCGGCTGCCTTCTCTGACCCCTCTTCCAGCCCCTCCTCACAGAGTGACAGCACACCCACGGAGGCCATATTGGAGCCCCTGGAGTTCCCTTCCCACACGGACGGAACGGCCTTGTGGCCAGCTGCACAGCTCCATGGGCAAGGCCTGCAACTGCCCTCCATTACTCCTCAGGGGCTGGGGTGCCTCCCGCAGCTGCTATCTTGAGAGCAGAGAGGGCCCCTAGAAGAAGGGTGGGAGCCTGGGGGCCACAGGAGTACCGATGAGGCCCCGACGCGGGGTGGGCCAGCATACCACTCCATGACGATGAGGAGACAGCGCTTGCCATGGTGCATGTTCTCATACACGTCCAGGATGCGCACAATGTGAGGGCCCCCCGAGGTCTGCCAGTGGTGGTCCACCTCCTGCCGGGCCTTGGGGCTGTCATACAGGAGCTGAGGGCAGGTAGGCACAGACAGCATGAGGCACACAGCCCACTTCCCCAGCAGCCCCCCACTAGTGTCACCGCCCTCATGTGGCAGACAAGAATATGTAAGCTCAGAGAGGCCTGTGACCTGCCCAAGCTCGCGCAGCTTATGGAGGGCAGAAtgaggattcaaatccaggtctctCTGACTTGTGGTCCAATGACCACAAGAAAGCCCTGGGAGGTGGCTGACAACCTGGAAAGGCTCAGAGGCTGCTTACAGAAGCCCTGCCTCCCTTCTTGGGGGCTGCAAGTCAAGTGGCAGTTGCACGGGCTTTGTAGACAAATCACACATTAGATGTGAGACCCCAGGCCAGGGGCCACACATCCCTGGAACTGCATTTTTCCAATGGGATGGCATAAGAGTTGTAGACCCAGAGGTAGagtctgggggcaggagggacccTAGCTGAAGGAGGTGACAGCCTGGTCGGGTGAGGCCTGGGTTTGGGGCTGAATTCCTCCAGTGACTCAGTATGACCTCACGTGAACATTCACAGCTCCAAGCCACAGCCCACAACTCCGTAAAATGGAGTCATAACGGAGCCATCCCCACAGGATGCATCACGGCAAGGCACGCAGCGGGTGCGCGggcgtcaggatccctgctcaggcTAACTCAGCCCTAGGCTATGGCCACCAAGCAGAAGGCCAA of the Halichoerus grypus chromosome 1, mHalGry1.hap1.1, whole genome shotgun sequence genome contains:
- the MAPKAPK3 gene encoding MAP kinase-activated protein kinase 3 — encoded protein: MDGETAEEQGGNVPPQGAPCGPGSAGAPALGGRREPKKYAVTDDYQLSKQVLGLGVNGKVLECFHRRTGQKCALKLLYDSPKARQEVDHHWQTSGGPHIVRILDVYENMHHGKRCLLIVMECMEGGELFSRIQERGDQAFTEREAAEIMRDIGTAIQFLHSQNIAHRDVKPENLLYTSKEKDAVLKLTDFGFAKETTQNALQTPCYTPYYVAPEVLGPEKYDKSCDMWSLGVIMYILLCGFPPFYSNTGQAISPGMKRRIRLGQYGFPNPEWSEVSEDAKQLIRLLLKTDPTERLTITQFMNHPWINQSMVVPQTPLHTARVLQEDRDHWDEVKEEMTSALATMRVDYDQVQIKDLKTSNNRLLNKRRKKQAGGSSASQGCNNQ